A region from the Amycolatopsis camponoti genome encodes:
- a CDS encoding exo-beta-N-acetylmuramidase NamZ family protein, producing MNLNRRHFLGAGALAVPVFAGGSAVAGAQPQDQAQPQAHPGRVLTGAEQLAAQGWRSFKGRKLGVLSNPTGVLLNGDHIVDSMVAAGVRPVAAFGPEHGFRGSAQAGGSEGDYTDPRTGVPVYDAYGVDATKLASLFTKAGVDTVVFDIADVGARFYTYIWSLYTAMVAAARVNAAFVVLDRPNPIGGRAAGPLLDPKFSSGIGKKPIVQQHGMTVGELARFFAEEFLPGEGVKLAKLDVVQVRGWQRDTLFAQTGLNWVLPSPNMPTPDTALVYPGTGMFEGTVFSEGRGTTRPFEIIGAPGLDWHWREKLEDLRLPGAKFREIYFVPTFSKFVNQTCGGVQVSVDDPRAFDAIRTAVAMLVTAKALHPDVFAWRPDNYIDKLSGSDRLRTMVDAGAGVDEVTGAWRAELAEFDKRRRHYLLYR from the coding sequence GTGAACCTGAACCGGCGCCACTTCCTCGGCGCGGGCGCGCTCGCGGTCCCGGTCTTCGCGGGCGGCTCGGCCGTCGCCGGAGCCCAGCCCCAGGACCAGGCGCAGCCCCAGGCCCACCCGGGCCGCGTCCTCACCGGCGCCGAGCAGCTGGCCGCGCAGGGCTGGCGGTCCTTCAAGGGCCGCAAGCTCGGTGTGCTGTCGAACCCGACCGGGGTCCTGCTGAACGGCGACCACATCGTCGACTCGATGGTCGCGGCCGGCGTGCGGCCGGTCGCGGCCTTCGGGCCGGAGCACGGCTTCCGCGGCAGCGCGCAGGCCGGCGGCTCCGAGGGCGACTACACCGACCCGAGGACCGGCGTCCCGGTGTACGACGCGTACGGCGTCGACGCGACGAAGCTCGCTTCGCTGTTCACCAAGGCGGGCGTCGACACGGTCGTCTTCGACATCGCCGACGTCGGCGCGCGCTTCTACACCTACATCTGGTCGCTCTACACGGCGATGGTGGCCGCGGCGCGGGTCAACGCCGCCTTCGTCGTGCTCGACCGGCCGAACCCGATCGGCGGCCGGGCGGCCGGCCCGCTGCTCGACCCGAAGTTCTCCTCGGGCATCGGCAAGAAGCCGATCGTCCAGCAACACGGCATGACCGTCGGCGAGCTGGCGCGCTTCTTCGCCGAGGAGTTCCTCCCCGGCGAAGGCGTGAAGCTCGCGAAGCTGGACGTCGTCCAGGTACGCGGCTGGCAGCGCGACACGCTCTTCGCGCAGACCGGGCTCAACTGGGTCCTGCCGAGCCCGAACATGCCGACCCCGGACACGGCGCTCGTCTACCCCGGCACCGGCATGTTCGAAGGCACGGTGTTCTCCGAGGGCCGCGGCACGACCAGGCCGTTCGAGATCATCGGCGCGCCCGGGCTCGACTGGCACTGGCGGGAGAAGCTCGAGGACCTGCGGCTGCCCGGGGCGAAGTTCCGCGAGATCTACTTCGTGCCGACCTTCAGCAAGTTCGTCAACCAGACCTGCGGAGGCGTGCAGGTCAGCGTCGACGACCCCCGGGCGTTCGACGCCATCCGGACCGCGGTCGCCATGCTCGTCACGGCGAAGGCACTGCACCCGGACGTCTTCGCCTGGCGCCCCGACAACTACATCGACAAGCTTTCCGGGTCCGACCGGCTCCGGACCATGGTCGACGCCGGGGCGGGCGTCGACGAGGTCACCGGGGCCTGGCGGGCCGAGCTCGCCGAGTTCGACAAGAGACGTCGCCACTACCTGCTCTACCGCTGA
- a CDS encoding serine hydrolase codes for MLVALTTLTSGASAIGRHDDAGRFDRPQQGFASPWTTLRDGRPKDVDLDPAPIKAAEDFLASWTKPDATGHPHFSGAVGLLAHDGVVVDRYAVGGALRYADATGTELPADQQVPMRNDTIFDMASISKLFTSIAVLQLVERGQLTIDTPVSRFFPEFATGDKAAITIKMLLTHVSGFDADPIPSLWAGYPDIPSRRQAVLDSPLKNKPGTTYLYSDINLLTLGFIVEKLTGQPLDKVVHDRITAPLGMVDTGYNPPASKLNRVAATEFEANPPRGMVRGSVHDENAWSLGGVAGHAGVFSTATDMAVLAQTMLNGGSYRGHRILGEETVRQMMLTNYNQQFPDDAHGLGFELDQPWYMGALASPVTAGHTGFTGTTLVIDPESRSFAILLTNRVHPSRSWGSINTARQVWATSLARAMAVRPAVGKDAWTSTLGNASAATLSTRPFTTQSDQARVSFYAFVDTEGSTDPLQLQASTDGVNWQPIALSVSGPGAPSGDVTSLSGHGHRAWWKASGVLPQGASMSLRWRYSTDPNYTGRGVSVDGVKVTESGRSLLDGERNPAVFVAEGWQLSAR; via the coding sequence GTGCTGGTCGCACTGACCACGTTGACCTCGGGAGCCAGCGCCATCGGACGCCATGACGACGCGGGCCGCTTCGACCGGCCGCAGCAGGGCTTCGCGTCCCCGTGGACGACCCTGCGCGACGGCCGGCCGAAGGACGTCGACCTCGACCCGGCGCCGATCAAGGCCGCCGAGGACTTCCTCGCGAGCTGGACGAAGCCGGACGCCACCGGGCACCCGCACTTCTCCGGCGCGGTCGGCCTGCTGGCCCACGACGGCGTGGTCGTCGACCGGTACGCCGTCGGCGGCGCGCTGCGGTACGCCGACGCCACCGGCACGGAGCTGCCGGCGGACCAGCAGGTCCCGATGCGCAACGACACGATCTTCGACATGGCGTCGATCTCGAAGCTGTTCACCTCGATCGCCGTGCTGCAGCTCGTCGAACGCGGCCAGCTCACCATCGACACCCCGGTGAGCCGGTTCTTCCCGGAGTTCGCCACCGGCGACAAGGCCGCCATCACGATCAAGATGCTGCTCACGCACGTCTCGGGCTTCGACGCCGACCCGATCCCGTCGCTGTGGGCCGGCTACCCCGACATCCCGTCGCGCCGGCAGGCGGTGCTCGACAGCCCGCTGAAGAACAAGCCGGGCACGACCTACCTCTACTCCGACATCAACCTGCTCACCCTCGGCTTCATCGTCGAGAAGCTCACCGGGCAGCCGCTCGACAAGGTGGTCCACGACCGGATCACCGCGCCGCTGGGCATGGTCGACACGGGGTACAACCCGCCGGCGTCGAAGCTGAACCGGGTCGCCGCGACGGAGTTCGAGGCCAACCCGCCGCGCGGGATGGTGCGCGGCAGCGTGCACGACGAGAACGCGTGGTCGCTCGGCGGGGTCGCCGGGCACGCCGGGGTGTTCAGCACCGCGACCGACATGGCTGTCCTCGCCCAGACGATGCTCAACGGCGGCAGCTACCGCGGGCACCGGATCCTCGGCGAGGAGACCGTGCGGCAGATGATGCTGACGAACTACAACCAGCAGTTCCCGGACGACGCGCACGGCCTGGGCTTCGAGCTCGACCAGCCCTGGTACATGGGCGCGCTGGCCTCCCCGGTCACCGCCGGGCACACCGGCTTCACCGGGACGACGCTGGTCATCGACCCCGAGTCGCGCTCCTTCGCGATCCTGCTGACCAACCGTGTGCACCCGAGCCGGAGCTGGGGCTCGATCAACACCGCGCGCCAGGTCTGGGCGACGTCGCTGGCCAGGGCGATGGCCGTCCGGCCGGCCGTCGGGAAGGACGCCTGGACGAGCACGCTGGGTAACGCGAGCGCCGCCACGCTCAGTACGCGTCCGTTTACTACGCAAAGTGATCAAGCACGGGTGTCCTTCTACGCCTTCGTGGACACCGAGGGAAGCACTGATCCATTACAGCTGCAGGCGTCCACCGACGGGGTGAACTGGCAACCGATCGCGCTATCGGTTTCCGGGCCGGGCGCACCCTCCGGAGATGTGACGTCGCTCTCCGGACACGGACACCGTGCCTGGTGGAAGGCGAGCGGCGTGCTGCCCCAAGGCGCGTCGATGAGCCTCCGCTGGCGTTACAGCACCGATCCGAACTACACGGGCCGCGGTGTTTCGGTCGACGGTGTGAAAGTCACCGAGAGCGGCCGATCACTCCTCGACGGTGAACGGAACCCCGCGGTTTTCGTCGCAGAGGGTTGGCAGTTGAGCGCAAGGTGA
- a CDS encoding MurR/RpiR family transcriptional regulator → MAARDADSSPLVRIRSLLPGLARAEQRVAKVVLEDPAHVARRSITEVALAANTSETTVTRFCKAVGVGGYPQLRIALAADTARTEARTTRNLGGEIGPDDDLAAVIGKVSFADARAVEETADQLDVATLERVIEVVASAGRADVYGVGASAFVAADLQQKLHRIGRVCFAWSDTHIMLTSAAVLSPGDVAIGVSHTGATTDTVEALRVAREHGAITIAVTNFPRSPITEVADYVLTTAARETTFRSGATASRIAQLTVIDCLFIGVAQRHMDASVNALDATRDAVGSHRLGVRPDGRRRPRETGK, encoded by the coding sequence ATGGCCGCACGGGACGCGGACTCCAGCCCGCTGGTGCGCATCCGGTCGTTGCTCCCTGGCCTGGCCCGCGCGGAGCAGCGCGTGGCGAAGGTCGTGCTGGAGGATCCCGCGCACGTCGCGAGACGCAGCATCACCGAGGTGGCCCTGGCCGCCAACACGAGCGAGACGACGGTGACGCGCTTCTGCAAGGCCGTCGGCGTCGGCGGGTACCCGCAGCTGCGCATCGCGCTGGCCGCGGACACCGCGCGCACCGAGGCGCGCACCACGCGCAACCTCGGCGGCGAGATCGGCCCGGACGACGACCTGGCGGCCGTCATCGGCAAGGTCAGCTTCGCCGACGCGCGGGCCGTCGAGGAGACGGCCGACCAGCTCGACGTCGCCACGCTGGAGCGCGTGATCGAGGTCGTCGCGAGCGCCGGCCGCGCGGACGTCTACGGCGTGGGCGCCAGCGCCTTCGTCGCCGCGGACCTGCAGCAGAAGCTGCACCGCATCGGCCGCGTGTGCTTCGCGTGGTCGGACACGCACATCATGCTGACCTCGGCCGCGGTGCTGAGCCCGGGCGACGTCGCGATCGGCGTCTCGCACACCGGCGCGACCACCGACACCGTCGAGGCGCTGCGGGTGGCCAGGGAGCACGGCGCGATCACCATCGCCGTGACGAACTTCCCGCGGTCGCCGATCACCGAGGTCGCCGACTACGTTTTGACGACCGCGGCGCGGGAAACCACGTTCCGTTCGGGGGCGACGGCGAGCCGCATCGCCCAGCTCACCGTCATCGACTGCCTGTTCATCGGCGTCGCGCAGCGGCACATGGACGCGTCGGTCAACGCCCTGGACGCCACCAGGGACGCGGTCGGCTCGCACCGCCTGGGGGTCAGGCCGGACGGTCGTCGCCGTCCTCGGGAAACCGGCAAATAG
- a CDS encoding N-acetylmuramic acid 6-phosphate etherase, which produces MMTVPVQAVHVDSPTETRNPRTTDIDLMSTAGILGAINAEDRTVAGAVAAVLPQVARAVDYAVDALRAGGRVHYVGAGTSGRLATLDAAELVPTFNVPADWFIAHHAGGERALRQAVENAEDDDGAGAAEMAAMVQPGDFVLGLTASGRTPYVLGALLAAQRQGAHTGLVSGNAKAAKPAGVDVLIAVDTGPEAIAGSTRMKAGTAQKMILTSFSTATMIKLGRTYSNLMVSMRATNAKLRGRTIRILQEATGMTMADCSDALTEAGGDLKVALVHLLSGEDVKSAAKALHVSGGHVRKALDLVRVRAS; this is translated from the coding sequence ATGATGACCGTCCCCGTGCAGGCGGTGCACGTCGATTCGCCGACCGAAACCCGCAATCCCCGCACCACGGACATCGACCTGATGTCCACCGCGGGGATCCTGGGCGCGATCAACGCCGAGGACCGCACGGTCGCCGGCGCGGTCGCCGCGGTGCTGCCCCAGGTGGCGCGCGCGGTGGACTACGCCGTGGACGCGCTGCGGGCCGGTGGCCGGGTGCACTACGTCGGTGCGGGGACGTCCGGGCGCCTGGCCACGCTGGACGCGGCCGAGCTGGTGCCGACGTTCAACGTGCCGGCCGACTGGTTCATCGCGCACCACGCCGGCGGCGAGCGCGCGCTGCGCCAGGCCGTCGAAAACGCGGAGGACGACGACGGGGCCGGCGCGGCCGAGATGGCCGCCATGGTCCAGCCGGGTGACTTCGTGCTGGGGCTGACGGCGTCGGGCAGGACGCCGTACGTCCTGGGTGCGCTGCTCGCGGCCCAGCGCCAGGGCGCCCACACCGGCCTGGTGTCCGGCAACGCGAAGGCCGCCAAGCCGGCGGGCGTCGACGTGCTCATCGCCGTCGACACCGGTCCGGAGGCGATCGCCGGGTCGACCCGGATGAAGGCGGGCACGGCGCAGAAGATGATCCTCACGTCGTTTTCGACGGCGACGATGATCAAGCTGGGCCGGACCTACTCCAACCTGATGGTCAGCATGCGGGCGACGAACGCGAAGCTGCGCGGCCGGACCATCCGCATCCTGCAGGAAGCCACCGGCATGACGATGGCGGACTGCTCGGACGCGCTCACCGAGGCCGGGGGCGACCTCAAGGTGGCGCTGGTGCACTTGCTGTCCGGGGAGGACGTCAAGAGCGCGGCCAAGGCTCTGCACGTCTCCGGCGGGCACGTCCGGAAGGCGCTCGACCTGGTGCGGGTCCGCGCGAGCTAG
- a CDS encoding HoxN/HupN/NixA family nickel/cobalt transporter has protein sequence MEGTEDSRRGLSRREWVSIGGMAGFILLLNVVGWVVLAVFVAPRHYALGASGVFGIGLGVTAFTLGMRHAFDADHIAAIDNTTRKLMADGQRPLSVGFWFSLGHSTIVFALCLLLSLGVRALAGPVEDDSSALHQTTGLIGTSVSGVFLYVIAILNLVVLIGILRVFRRMRHGEFDEAALEHQLNNRGLLNRVLRGATKAVRKPWHIYPVGLLFGLGFDTATEIGLLVLAAGAATFALPWYAILVLPILFAAGMSLFDTVDGCFMNFAYGWAFAKPVRKIFYNITVTTLSVAVAFVIGTIELVSILTEKLDITSGPLAAIASVDLDYVGFGIVGLFVLTWVVALAVWRFGRIEEKWSAKLSG, from the coding sequence ATGGAGGGCACAGAGGACTCGCGGCGCGGGCTGTCGCGCCGCGAGTGGGTGTCGATCGGCGGGATGGCCGGGTTCATCCTGCTGCTCAACGTCGTGGGCTGGGTGGTGCTGGCGGTCTTCGTCGCACCCCGGCACTACGCGCTCGGCGCGTCCGGCGTCTTCGGGATCGGGCTGGGCGTCACGGCGTTCACGCTCGGCATGCGGCACGCGTTCGACGCCGACCACATCGCCGCGATCGACAACACCACCCGCAAGCTGATGGCCGACGGCCAGCGGCCGCTCTCGGTCGGCTTCTGGTTCTCCCTCGGGCACTCGACGATCGTCTTCGCGCTGTGCCTGCTGCTCTCCCTCGGCGTCCGCGCGCTGGCCGGGCCGGTCGAGGACGACTCGTCGGCGTTGCACCAGACGACCGGCCTGATCGGGACGTCGGTGTCCGGCGTGTTCCTGTACGTGATCGCGATCCTGAACCTCGTCGTGCTGATCGGCATCCTGCGGGTGTTCCGGCGGATGCGCCACGGCGAGTTCGACGAGGCCGCGCTGGAGCACCAGTTGAACAACCGCGGCCTGCTGAACCGCGTGCTGCGCGGGGCGACGAAGGCCGTACGCAAGCCGTGGCACATCTACCCGGTCGGCCTGCTGTTCGGGCTGGGTTTCGACACCGCGACCGAGATCGGCCTGCTGGTGCTCGCCGCCGGCGCCGCCACGTTCGCCTTGCCCTGGTACGCGATCCTCGTACTGCCGATCCTGTTCGCCGCCGGCATGAGCCTGTTCGACACCGTGGACGGCTGCTTCATGAACTTCGCCTACGGCTGGGCGTTCGCGAAGCCGGTGCGCAAGATCTTCTACAACATCACGGTGACGACGCTGTCGGTCGCCGTCGCGTTCGTCATCGGCACGATCGAGCTAGTCTCGATCCTCACCGAGAAGCTGGACATCACCTCGGGGCCGCTGGCCGCGATCGCGTCGGTGGACCTGGACTACGTCGGCTTCGGGATCGTCGGGCTGTTCGTGCTGACGTGGGTCGTCGCACTCGCGGTGTGGCGGTTCGGGCGCATCGAAGAGAAATGGTCGGCGAAACTGTCCGGCTAG
- a CDS encoding oxidoreductase, whose product MPDPLKPLLDLEGVAAAAKSAQDAVFAVHRLPANLRGGAATAAEASVRAARASAGIEGANPELPADGSVADPVLAGALRVAETLETLLPTWRRAPMQALARMHVLAAADLVSDPDALGRPHSGGGRLELLAQLVTGATSVPGPVLTAVVHGELLALKPFGSADGVVARAAARLTMIATGLDPKALSIPEVAFFRRVPRYLEAAEGFASGTPDGVRAWLLFNCEAFEAGAREAKSISDAAS is encoded by the coding sequence ATGCCTGATCCGCTCAAGCCCCTCCTCGACCTCGAAGGCGTCGCGGCGGCCGCGAAGTCCGCGCAGGACGCCGTCTTCGCGGTGCACCGCCTGCCCGCCAACCTCCGTGGCGGCGCGGCGACCGCGGCCGAAGCGTCGGTGCGTGCGGCTCGCGCGTCGGCGGGGATCGAAGGCGCCAACCCGGAGCTGCCCGCCGACGGTTCGGTGGCCGACCCGGTGCTCGCCGGCGCGCTGCGCGTCGCGGAGACGTTGGAGACGCTGCTCCCGACGTGGCGCCGCGCGCCGATGCAAGCGTTGGCCCGCATGCACGTCCTCGCCGCGGCGGACCTGGTCAGCGACCCGGATGCGTTGGGGCGCCCGCATTCCGGCGGTGGCCGCCTCGAGCTGCTCGCTCAGCTCGTGACGGGCGCGACGTCGGTGCCGGGCCCGGTCCTGACGGCAGTCGTGCACGGGGAACTGTTGGCGCTCAAGCCGTTCGGCAGCGCGGACGGCGTCGTAGCACGGGCCGCGGCGCGGCTGACGATGATCGCGACGGGCCTGGACCCGAAAGCCCTGAGCATCCCCGAGGTCGCGTTCTTCCGCCGTGTGCCCCGGTATCTGGAAGCCGCCGAGGGATTCGCGAGCGGGACGCCGGATGGCGTACGCGCGTGGCTGCTCTTCAATTGCGAAGCGTTCGAAGCCGGTGCGCGCGAAGCGAAAAGCATTTCGGACGCCGCTTCCTGA
- a CDS encoding phosphoribosyltransferase, with protein sequence MAEEREELSWELFGTASRELAHTIADDGFAPDLILSIARGGLFVAGALGYALDVKNLHVMNVEFYTGVDQRLDLPVMLPPVPNVVDLTSKKVLIADDVADTGATLKLVRDFCVAHVAEVRSAVVYEKPHSTVKCEYVWRHTDRWINFPWSVLPPVVSREGQVLDA encoded by the coding sequence ATGGCCGAAGAGCGGGAAGAGCTGAGCTGGGAGCTGTTCGGCACCGCGAGCCGTGAACTGGCTCACACCATCGCCGACGACGGCTTCGCGCCGGACCTCATCCTGTCCATCGCGCGCGGCGGGCTGTTCGTCGCCGGCGCGCTCGGCTACGCGCTCGACGTGAAGAACCTGCACGTGATGAACGTCGAGTTCTACACCGGCGTCGACCAGCGCCTCGACCTCCCGGTGATGCTGCCGCCGGTGCCCAACGTCGTCGACCTCACGAGCAAGAAGGTGCTGATCGCCGACGACGTCGCCGACACCGGCGCCACGCTCAAGCTGGTCCGCGACTTCTGCGTCGCGCACGTCGCCGAGGTGCGCTCGGCCGTCGTCTACGAGAAGCCGCATTCCACGGTCAAGTGCGAGTACGTCTGGCGGCACACCGACCGCTGGATCAACTTCCCGTGGTCGGTGCTGCCGCCCGTGGTCTCCCGCGAAGGCCAGGTTCTCGATGCCTGA
- a CDS encoding GNAT family N-acetyltransferase produces MSDWSTRPTLSGEHVRLEPLTPEHAKGLFEAGTDPGIWAWLSIRQPGDLPAAERMVEQALADPDRRPFAQIDVASGRVAGTTSYYQVVAPHRILSIGHTWIGADWQRTGLNTESKLLLLTHAFETLDAQRVCWETDIRNLRSQRAIERLGALREGVLRAHRIRPDGSSRDTVTYSMLAPEWPAAKARLSERLVTGARLAR; encoded by the coding sequence GTGAGCGACTGGAGCACCCGACCGACCCTGTCCGGCGAGCACGTCCGCCTGGAGCCGCTGACGCCCGAGCACGCCAAGGGCCTGTTCGAGGCCGGCACCGACCCGGGCATCTGGGCGTGGCTGAGCATCCGGCAGCCGGGTGATCTCCCCGCGGCGGAGCGCATGGTCGAGCAGGCGCTCGCCGACCCCGACCGGCGGCCCTTCGCGCAGATCGACGTCGCGTCCGGCCGCGTCGCCGGGACGACGTCGTACTACCAGGTCGTCGCGCCGCACCGGATCCTCTCGATCGGGCACACGTGGATCGGCGCGGACTGGCAGCGGACCGGTCTGAACACCGAGTCGAAGCTGCTCCTGCTCACCCACGCGTTCGAAACCCTTGACGCGCAACGGGTCTGCTGGGAAACCGACATCCGCAACCTCCGTTCGCAACGCGCCATCGAACGACTTGGCGCGCTTCGGGAAGGCGTGCTGCGCGCGCACCGGATCCGGCCGGACGGCTCGTCCCGCGACACCGTCACCTATTCGATGCTGGCACCGGAGTGGCCGGCGGCGAAGGCCCGTCTGAGCGAACGCTTAGTCACCGGGGCTCGCCTGGCTCGGTGA
- the acs gene encoding acetate--CoA ligase produces the protein MTEQSPALDNLLTESRTFPPSEDFAAQANAQADLYAEADADREAFWAKQAERLTWDTKWTTVLDWTNAPFAKWFVGGKLNVAYNCVDRHVESGHGEQVAIHWVGEPGDTRDITYAELKSEVSRAANALTSLGVTAGDVVAIQLQMVPEAIFAMLACARIGALHNVVFGGFSPTALRARVDDAAAKVVITSDGQFRRGKAAPMKANVDEALEGAETVEKVIVVKRTGDKLEGDVPWTDGRDLWWHELVDGQSEEHTPEAFDSEHPLFILYTSGTTGKPKGILHTSGGYLTQTAYTHHNVFDHKAGEDVYWCTADIGWITGHSYIVYGPLANRVTQVVYEGTPNTPHEGRHWEIVQKYKVSLYYTAPTLIRTFMKWGAEIPEKYDLSSLRVLGSVGEPINPEAWIWYRENIGAGKAPIVDTWWQTETGAIMISPLPGVTSTKPGSAQKALPGISAKVVDDQGTEVGPGGGGYLVLDKPWPSMLRGVWGDEERFRDTYWSRFKDQGFYFAGDGAKYDNDGDVWLLGRVDDVMNVSGHRISTTEVESALVSHPTVAEAAVVGATDPTTGQGIVAFVILRGNAVDGGEEAIQALRNHVAKEIGPIAKPRQIMVVPELPKTRSGKIMRRLLRDVAENRQVGDVTTLADSSVMDLISTGLKTGKSEE, from the coding sequence ATGACCGAGCAGTCCCCAGCCCTGGACAACCTGCTCACCGAGAGCCGCACGTTCCCGCCCAGTGAAGATTTCGCTGCTCAGGCCAATGCGCAGGCCGATCTCTACGCCGAGGCGGACGCTGATCGCGAAGCGTTCTGGGCGAAGCAGGCGGAGCGGCTGACGTGGGACACGAAGTGGACCACGGTACTGGACTGGACCAATGCGCCGTTCGCGAAGTGGTTCGTGGGCGGGAAGCTGAACGTCGCGTACAACTGCGTCGACCGGCACGTCGAGTCCGGGCACGGCGAGCAGGTCGCGATCCACTGGGTCGGCGAGCCGGGTGACACGCGGGACATCACCTACGCCGAGCTGAAGAGCGAGGTTTCCCGGGCCGCCAACGCACTCACGTCGCTGGGCGTCACCGCCGGCGACGTCGTCGCGATCCAGCTGCAGATGGTCCCCGAGGCCATCTTCGCCATGCTCGCGTGCGCGCGGATCGGCGCGCTGCACAACGTGGTCTTCGGCGGCTTCTCCCCGACGGCGCTGCGGGCCCGCGTCGACGACGCCGCCGCGAAGGTCGTGATCACCTCCGACGGGCAGTTCCGCCGCGGCAAGGCCGCGCCGATGAAGGCCAATGTCGACGAAGCGCTCGAAGGCGCCGAAACCGTCGAGAAGGTCATCGTCGTGAAGCGCACGGGCGACAAGCTCGAGGGCGACGTCCCGTGGACCGACGGCCGCGACCTGTGGTGGCACGAGCTCGTCGACGGACAGTCCGAAGAGCACACTCCCGAAGCGTTCGACAGCGAGCACCCGCTGTTCATCCTCTACACGTCCGGGACGACCGGGAAGCCGAAGGGCATCCTGCACACCTCCGGCGGCTACCTGACGCAGACGGCGTACACGCACCACAACGTCTTCGACCACAAGGCCGGCGAAGACGTCTACTGGTGCACCGCCGACATCGGCTGGATCACCGGCCACAGCTACATCGTCTACGGCCCGCTCGCCAACCGCGTCACGCAGGTCGTCTACGAAGGCACGCCGAACACCCCGCACGAGGGGCGCCACTGGGAGATCGTCCAGAAGTACAAGGTCTCCCTCTACTACACGGCCCCGACGCTGATCCGCACCTTCATGAAGTGGGGCGCGGAAATCCCGGAGAAGTACGACCTGTCGTCGCTGCGGGTGCTGGGCTCGGTCGGCGAGCCGATCAACCCCGAGGCGTGGATCTGGTACCGCGAGAACATCGGCGCGGGCAAGGCGCCGATCGTCGACACGTGGTGGCAGACCGAGACCGGCGCGATCATGATCTCGCCGCTGCCGGGCGTCACCTCGACGAAGCCGGGCTCCGCGCAGAAGGCGCTGCCGGGCATCTCCGCGAAGGTCGTCGACGACCAGGGCACCGAGGTCGGCCCGGGCGGCGGCGGGTACCTCGTGCTCGACAAGCCGTGGCCGTCGATGCTGCGGGGCGTCTGGGGCGACGAGGAGCGCTTCCGCGACACCTACTGGTCGCGCTTCAAGGACCAGGGCTTCTACTTCGCCGGCGACGGCGCGAAGTACGACAATGACGGTGACGTCTGGCTGCTGGGCCGCGTCGACGACGTGATGAACGTGTCCGGCCACCGCATCTCGACGACCGAGGTCGAGTCGGCGCTGGTTTCGCACCCGACGGTGGCCGAGGCCGCGGTCGTCGGCGCGACCGACCCGACGACCGGGCAGGGCATCGTCGCGTTCGTCATCCTGCGCGGCAACGCCGTCGACGGCGGCGAGGAGGCCATCCAGGCCCTGCGCAACCACGTCGCCAAGGAGATCGGGCCGATCGCGAAGCCGCGGCAGATCATGGTCGTGCCGGAGCTGCCGAAGACGCGTTCGGGCAAGATCATGCGCCGCCTCCTGCGCGATGTCGCGGAGAACCGGCAGGTCGGCGACGTCACCACGCTGGCCGACTCGTCGGTGATGGACCTGATCTCGACGGGCCTGAAGACGGGCAAGTCCGAGGAGTGA
- a CDS encoding DUF6319 family protein, whose amino-acid sequence MTVDVLTHDEETASAPAEAPASTPEVSADEATVTESASPASSESPAEPVAEEAPKPKRGRPKGASTASTAKKTRTVELILTVTGTADGEWQAELKNGSKWVAKGLEIPAAAVSRAAKELHADLSGPIDEVINQAREAQAAKVAALEAELEKAKQALAELDA is encoded by the coding sequence ATGACCGTGGATGTCCTGACGCACGACGAGGAAACGGCTTCGGCTCCGGCCGAGGCTCCGGCTTCGACTCCGGAGGTTTCCGCCGACGAGGCGACCGTCACCGAGTCCGCGTCCCCGGCCTCTTCGGAAAGCCCGGCCGAGCCGGTCGCCGAAGAAGCCCCGAAGCCGAAGCGCGGCCGCCCGAAGGGCGCGTCGACGGCGTCGACGGCGAAGAAGACCCGCACGGTCGAGCTGATCCTGACCGTCACCGGCACCGCCGATGGCGAATGGCAGGCCGAGCTGAAGAACGGTTCGAAGTGGGTCGCGAAGGGCCTCGAGATCCCGGCGGCGGCCGTCTCGCGCGCGGCGAAGGAGCTGCACGCGGACCTGTCCGGCCCGATCGACGAGGTGATCAACCAGGCCCGCGAGGCGCAGGCGGCGAAGGTCGCGGCGCTGGAGGCCGAGCTCGAGAAGGCCAAGCAGGCCCTCGCCGAGCTGGACGCCTGA
- a CDS encoding cupin domain-containing protein translates to MEDQVWQPLVTVEGLPLTGGEGRFRLLETAESGLAYLIHYPAGVASPTHAHDHDSIVYVLSGRIRGTVDGVEAELEPGASILHPRGVDHHVEALTDSMWVEFKSPLPRRPPIA, encoded by the coding sequence ATGGAGGATCAGGTTTGGCAGCCACTGGTGACGGTGGAGGGCCTCCCGCTGACGGGCGGCGAAGGCCGGTTCCGGCTGCTGGAGACGGCGGAGAGCGGCCTGGCGTACTTGATCCACTACCCGGCGGGGGTGGCCTCGCCGACGCACGCGCACGACCACGACTCGATCGTGTACGTCCTGTCGGGCCGCATCCGCGGCACGGTGGACGGGGTCGAGGCGGAGCTGGAACCGGGGGCTTCGATCCTGCACCCACGCGGGGTGGACCACCACGTCGAGGCGTTGACGGACTCGATGTGGGTGGAGTTCAAGTCCCCGCTGCCTAGGCGTCCCCCGATCGCCTGA